In Nymphaea colorata isolate Beijing-Zhang1983 chromosome 10, ASM883128v2, whole genome shotgun sequence, the genomic stretch GGTGGTTAGGGTTGGGGTGGGGGAGAAGATCAGGAGTATAAGTCAACTTGTCAATATCTTTTCATGGACATCACAATTTATGCCTGACTGCAATCCATGTCCTTGTAGTTGGTTGTCATATGATTTGGGTGAGTTAGTGTATTGGTGGAATTTGTAACGTGAAAATCAATTAAGAAGTATACAAAATAGGTGAATGTGAACTGTTTTATTGTCTCATCAACCAATACATTCTTCTActaataaagcaaaaaaatataaagcactTTTCAGCTTCTACCTTCTTCAGGAATCTGGAGTCCTGAAGCCTCTAGGTATTGCCTCTTCTTCTATCTTTTTGCCGTTGCAGAAGATCCTTCTCgttttaattttcctttctcccATCCTTACCAATGATTCTTTAAAGATGGGCATTTTGCAAACTTTTCATGACATTCAATTAGCTGGAATATTACAATCTCTTGGAAGCTTGAAGCTTGGTAGGTCCCTCTAGGCTGCTATCAACTTCATGGACATGCAGTTTGACAAGTATCCAATGCGAATATTTCATAATTGGCTTACTCTTACACCAACAAACTTTTATATCCTGTTTTGATTGAACTTGGAAGCTGCCAGTTCACCATTATGATTCTTACATGttgtttgaaacttgaaagtgaagCATGCCTATCTATTCTGAACCACTTGTGGGGTCCACTGCTCTCTCCCCTTTGTACAAAGTGGGGTAGGCATAGTCCCCACCCacccccctctctttcttttcacacacatacacatagagACATATTCATCTGCGTATGCGGACATGTGGAAATGCATATGTATGTACTAACTAAGAAGAATAAAATGCCCAAGCACCCTTCACCTTTTTGTTGCGGCTTATAGGCAGTCCTAGACTCCTaggcaatgttatcactggcgtatcgtatcgcgtatcggtcgggccgacttatacgccgtatcgtaacgtatcgtaaatgtatcgtaacgtatcgtaaaattaatttttaatttgtaaaaaattataaaaaaatagaaaaaaatcagaaaaaatttaaataaattcgaaaaaacaagaaaaaatcaagaaaaatgtatttaaaggaacattcatcattcatgtatatgaagtatgaactatgaagtatgaatatgaacaacacattccaaaataagaaatcagacattcaaaaatcaaaataacatactaagcagcCGAAGAGtattcgattacatcacaattcataagttcagaagtcaaaacatatagacatAGTTGTCATCTTTCATGATCCAAAAagccctctttctccaagctttcCACTGTGCCCTCTACGAGAAAGAAAGCTATCTCACGGGCAAAACTTAAAGCAAATGAGGaaaatctcttcctcccacgtctcttgcaatgtttagaaacaagaagagagagagagaggagcatatcttttgaaataaaatgaaaaaaaggggcCATCGGACCCTTTTGCCATTTttcccccgtatcgtacgatacgggggtgtatcgaccgtatcgtacgatacagtgcccgtatcgtacgatacgggcgatacgtcTACGATACACCTCCGTATCGTGTATTGTAGGCGTGTCGTATCGTTTTTGTTGATacagacgatacgtatcgtacgatacgcgtccgtatcgtacgatacggataacattgctcCTAGGTACTGGACCTAGAGAGCTTGGCACAATAGGCAATGCCTGGGAGTGGTTTTTTTGACTGCACAGTAGAACTGCATCTTATTGATCAATGTTGTGCATGACTTTGTCAGCAATCAGGTTAAGTCTTTCATTTGCATTGTGCTACTTATTTCTTGGCATTTCTTTGTGAGCAATCAGGTTAAGTCTTTCACTTGCGTTGTGCTACTTGTTGCTTGTCATTTCCATTAGCCATTTTGTAGCTAGAAGAAGGAGCTTTTGGCTtcataaattgatttttttcatggttttcttatTCCGATTAGCCATTCGGTATTCTCGTCAGATAAATAGGCTAGGCCTACATAAGGTCAACCTTCTTTGATATGGTTGTATTTCTAATTCATCATTGTTTATTGTCCTTCAATAGCTAAGGGTTCTAGTACAAGTGAATCCTTGCCAAAACCTGGTACTTGGTGCTGTCCAATTTGCACATACGATAATGAGGAGAAGCTAacatattgtgatatttgtggcGTAATTCGATATCCTCCTGTCAAATCATTAagtgagaaaaatgaagaagcagGTTAGTGGCTGCATGTTTACTTTTACTTCGAGATATCATGTATCACATAAAACATCCACTTATACTGATAGCTGTTCCAGATAAAGTtgacaaaaatattttcttttccatataAACTGTCAGCATAGTTTCTTTCATGCAGTTGACTTATGCAATGGTCGGGGAGCTTCAAAACTGGCCAAATCTCTGTTCCCAGCGTTGCCTGCTCAGAAGTTGAAAACGGGTGTTACCTTTCAGCCTGTTTATTCTTTGAGCAAAGATGTTGATGGCTCCCATGGGATTGAAAAGATTAAGTGGAAATTTTCTGATTTTGAGGATTCTTTTCTTAATCATGATGCAAGATACCGTTTTAATATAGGTTCGCTATGTATAGAAGTGGCAAATAAGTATTCTATacttattttgtgttgttagtCATTCCAGTTCACTACGTGAATCTAATATTTAACAAGGCATTTTAGCTTTGTAATAAAACTGGGGATCAATtctcaaatatgaattttgcttttttttttggttttcattaatcattatcattatcattatcATTTGATGACTGAATTGGATGTCTTGCAGCACCTTTCAAGTTTGATAAGCCTTCCCCGGATGATGTGGTCTCTGCAGCAAAACGTTCTGGGAATAGTTTGAAAGGCAAGTTATCTTTCAGCCACATGTAATAATATGCTACTTTCTGTTcattctcttcctccctctctctctcaacttgtTTTTACAAGGTTCATAGGCATAtcaaaatgatgagtttccTACAGCAAGGTTTCGACCCGAAGTGGCTCAAAAAGAGTAGAAGGAGGCTGTCAATGGTCTATGGTGAGAATGTCGCTGGATTTTGCATACAAAGGCCAAAATCTGCaatggtttaaaaataaaaggttaTGGCCCaacaaaattgggttttgggtGAGAATTTAAACGATATTCACCTAATTGCTTTGGAATTGGCCCTAATATATGACCAGGTGTTGTTAACATTGTTGCATCCAGAGATGCAACTCCAGGGGGCTAGTTTTATGTGTCAAAATCAGCAGAATCTCCATGGTAACAAGACAATAAAGATAAAGGAGAGAGTGAATTAGGGAAACAATGAACTCAAAGTTGAGAATTAGTTCAGAGATAGGAGAGGGAGATAAGAGAATAAGGAAGAAATTTGGGGATTAATTAACCACTCAAATATTCTAAGGGAGAagttacaaaaatgaaattctttatgattttttaactCTGCCCAAGAAGTACACTGAAATGATTTGTATAGGCTTGAAGTCAAATTGGACCAAAGGCATGCCCAGGAGGTGAATGGTGCCGCATGTTTGGAGGACAACGATGCACTACCACCAAGCCCGGCCTAGATTGCACGATCCTGCTGGAGATCCCGGCGGCTGGGGCCAGGTTGCCAAGAGGTGGCAACTGGCCATGCTATCTCCTCACATGCTGGAGAGTTCCGTGGCTGGGACAGATTTGCAACAGGCGGGCTAGGTTGGTGCGGCGGTGGACTGCCGGTGCATGGCCAAAATCTAGACAAAGGCAAAAGGGACAACAGCGGCACGGCTTGGCAACGACACTCCATCAAGGATGcaggaagagaaggagaagaagatgagagagagggagagagaaagagcttaGGGTTTCACACTATGTGACACGGGTAGtgttgtacgatacggggccgatACGTACGATGCGATatgtatcttttacaaaatacgatacgatacacgccccgtatcgtacgatacggggtgatttcaaaaaatgggggtTAGAACCCcccttttcgagtttttttataaaaacccggcccttcttcatttttaacctagagattgtgccaccgtggagggaaattatcgatttccattgttaaatcatcgattttcaaaatgaaatcatcgattaaaccatcgatttgtgcgtgggtggctgattctcgtttggaggaaagaggtttttttaaatcgtgaagatgaaaatgaagaagatggagatgaggatgagaatgaatgtgatgaagattatgaatgagagtcgagtgcttttcattttatatgtattgacattgaacattttcacaatttcattatcatcttgtgatgtaatacataacatctaaaccttgtttttgatgtggtatctcataaacttatggaccttatgacttataaatctatgtgttttttttaagaagaacacattattcttgttttttactgatttttatgattttttgaatttttttcctattttttctgatttattaaaaaaatgatacgattaaagccagaccgatacgacttacgatacgctttttacaacattggacACGGGTACTTATAATTTGCCCAGGTACCTGTGTCAGTACGTGTAATTTGCCCAGGTACCCGTGTCAATACGTGGGTTCCGCGACATGGGTACATGGGTACAACTacatttaaaacatttaaaattatattttcaaacttaattttttctctaattttgatttttctcttattttatatttcccttccattaagattctatattttcctctcgtttttctttaattttgagaatttttgtggattattatataatatatgtatttacATATACActcggccgtacccccgtacccgaattttctaaaatttcttgCTCAGTAAACTGCATTTGTATGATTCATGAAGCATTTGTATGGGTTCTTATGATAAACAATGTattgtttgtgttttgtttgagactttcttatgAGATTATAAGTGtgaactattaatgtttttttttttttcattttatcatttttgggaatataaaatttgccgtaCCCTCAAAATTGCCGTGGCCAAACCCCGtatcgtacccgcacccatgtgacataggtttcaCACGAAAGTCATACATTGCATAAttcataaaagagaaagaacaagtgTTTTATGGGCCCAATgcgaaaatgaaaaatggaccAAAATGGGTGTGCCTAATTCAAATGGCATCTTCTGATTGGAGGGAGTGAGTGGCTGCAAAATTTTACCATTGATCGATGGGGGCTGCCCAAAGGGCACCTGGGAAAGGGGCCCTTCTAGTGCTGATGTAAAGCTATCTATCCCCTGAAGTGGCATGCTGAGTGGAGGGATGCGGGTCCCGCATTGAGGTGGCTTGCCACTTGGATGATGTCATGAAGTTGGTGTGTGGCAAGCATGTGGGGCTTAGGCTGACCGAGGTCCAACACATGGAGGGAAGCTCCCTACATGCGCCAGGTGGAGGGTGCCCATGCTGACTGTGCTTCTGGTTGATTTTGGGATGCCTCTAGGCTAGGCTTAGCTCGAGTGGGCTCGAGCTGAGGGCGTGCACTTGCTTTTGGCCCGAGCTCTTCCTGAATGGACTGCAATTGAGTTGAAGGGTGCCCATGCTGACTGTGCTTCTGGTTGATTCTGGGATGCCTCTAGGCTAGGCTTAGCTCGAGTGGGCTCGAGCTGAGGGCGTGCACTTGGGTTTGGCCCGAGCTCTTCCTGAGTGGACTGCAATTGAGTTGAAGGTTGCCGGGCACAGATGAGCTGGCCAGGCTGCTCTCGGCTGGTGCTGCTGCCTATGTGCTAGCCTCCTCCTGAGGGGagcaataaaaaattaaatcttgTGATgagtattttggaaatttatacAAGGTGGTGTGatgtcttttcttgtttctgtctCTTTTGAGGGACTTATAGTAAATATTTCTGCCACCCTAATCCTTCTCTTTAAAAGGGAATTAGTGTTAATCTAACAAGACTTCTTTTTGCACTCTACCACACATCGTGACAATAGACAATTAAGAAATCATAAGTTGCTCTTGTTCACTTATTTTGCTTACTGGCGAGCTTGCATCTTTTCCTGCACCATGCACCTTTTTAAGTACTTATTGTGTAACCTGGTATGTATAGGTGATCATAAAAGATATCGGTTGATGTATTTGTTTATGTAAATTGGGATATCATATGCATATGTGTACAGGGCTACAAGCCAACAAGACTTTGAGTTGACCTTAATGTTGTCCTAAATGACTGTCCATTTGTATGAATTCTACTTCGTTGTTCCCATGAAGAGAAACATGTCACCGAGTTAAATAACCGTTCAGATGTCTAGTTCTTGCATCCACTGTTTCATGCCATCCACATTGTACCATTTCATTTTCTGGTTTTGGATTGCACCAACCTATATATAACTAtgtcttttgtattttttctttttctttttcctccccCACTCAGTGTCTTCTAATTATGAGTCATTGAAGacattttttcttccaaatttgtTGCAGGAACCTCACACGCTGCATTGTCCAAAGCTTCTTTAGGCACAAACATGGATCAGGGGACTGTTGATCTTTTACCTAATGCTTCAAAACATGGGGCTTCATCATCAAGGTCTTCAGTAGAAGTAGTACAGTTCAAGGCAGAAGACAAGAGAGTGGATAGCAAGAGTTACACAAGTAATGGTTCATCTCTTCTTGAAGATGGTCAACCACAAAGCCTAGTGAGTGGAGTGAGTAAGTTAAAACTGAATGAGGCAGCTGATTCTACGAAGACAGTCAGAGATATGAGAAAAGCAGTTCCATTAGATGCATACAAACCAGAGACGTGGGTGCTTCCTGATAAAAAATGTGGGGGTTTGTCTCAGCTAAATCTTGCTATTGTAAGGTTTTCTCCAGTTCTGGTTGAGTGCAAAAAAGATACTtgcaaattttattcaaattattCGAAGGTTGAGCAGTCTGtatttatttactttcattACCATGTTTAGGTTGGCCACGTTGATTCTGGCAAATCAACGCTGACAGGAAGACTTCTGCACATTTTGGGGCGGATCTCTCAGAAGGATATGCACAAGTATGAGAAGGAAGCTAAACAGCAGGTGTAATAATTTATTAATATGTTTGTATTTGCTTCATAAGTGCTATTCACTTCAACCTAATCACTCTTCTATTTAATTTTTACATTGAGTGCAGGGAAAAGGCTCATTTGCCTATGCTTGGGCATTAGATGAAAGTGTTGaggaaagggaaagaggaaTAACTATGGCTGTTGCAGTTGCTCGTTTTGAATCAAGGAAATTTCATGTTGTTATGCTTGATTCACCGGGGCATAAAGATTTTGTCTCAAATATGAT encodes the following:
- the LOC116262311 gene encoding uncharacterized protein LOC116262311 isoform X1 yields the protein MPRKVSYGVDYDDDYDYYDDYDYDYDFEDAKGSSTSESLPKPGTWCCPICTYDNEEKLTYCDICGVIRYPPVKSLSEKNEEAVDLCNGRGASKLAKSLFPALPAQKLKTGVTFQPVYSLSKDVDGSHGIEKIKWKFSDFEDSFLNHDARYRFNIAPFKFDKPSPDDVVSAAKRSGNSLKGTSHAALSKASLGTNMDQGTVDLLPNASKHGASSSRSSVEVVQFKAEDKRVDSKSYTSNGSSLLEDGQPQSLVSGVSKLKLNEAADSTKTVRDMRKAVPLDAYKPETWVLPDKKCGGLSQLNLAIVGHVDSGKSTLTGRLLHILGRISQKDMHKYEKEAKQQGKGSFAYAWALDESVEERERGITMAVAVARFESRKFHVVMLDSPGHKDFVSNMISGATQADAAILVVDASIGSFEAGMGLNGVGGQTKEHAQLIRSFGVEQLVVAVNKMDSVGYSKERFDSINMQLGGFLRSCGFKESHVSWVPLSVMENQNLVAAITEPRFSWYKGFHLLDAIDSLLPPEREIFKPLRLPICDVIKSRSLGQAAVSGKVEAGAIRNGTKVLVMPSGDVATVRCIEQDSHACGIARAGDNVDVGLQGVDGASLITGGVLCHPEFPIAVASHLELKVLVLDIKMPIIVGFQVEFHIHHAKEAAKVERIISLLDPKTGKVSKKAPRCLTSKQSAIIEVILGKELCVEEFSNYRALGRAYLRASGQTVAVGIVTRLVH